A DNA window from Vigna angularis cultivar LongXiaoDou No.4 chromosome 1, ASM1680809v1, whole genome shotgun sequence contains the following coding sequences:
- the LOC108319296 gene encoding floral homeotic protein AGAMOUS isoform X1, which produces MAFPNQSMSSVSPERKMGRGKIEIKRIENTTSRQVTFCKRRNGLLKKAYELSVLCDAEVALIVFSNRGRLYEYANNSVKASIERYKKASSDSSNGGSASEANAQFYQQEAAKLRVQISNLQNHNRQMMGEALSDMDAKDLKNLETKLEKGISRIRSKKNELLFAEIEYMQKRETDLHNNNQLLRAKMAERERSEHNVNVLSGSTSYESMQSQFDSRGFFQVTGLQPNNNQYAGQDHMSLQFV; this is translated from the exons ATGGCTTTTCCAAACCAATCCATGTCATCGGTTTCTCCCGAGAGAAAGATGGGAAGGGGGAAGATTgagatcaagaggattgagaaCACCACCAGTCGACAAGTTACCTTCTGCAAGCGCAGAAATGGCTTGCTCAAGAAGGCATATGAGTTATCTGTGCTTTGTGATGCAGAGGTTGCTCTCATAGTCTTTTCAAACCGTGGCCGCCTCTATGAATATGCTAATAACAG TGTCAAAGCTTCAATTGAGAGATACAAGAAAGCAAGTTCAGATTCATCTAACGGTGGATCTGCTTCTGAGGCTAATGCTCAG TTTTACCAGCAAGAAGCTGCCAAACTGCGAGTTCAAATCAGCAATCTGCAGAATCACAATAG GCAAATGATGGGTGAGGCTTTGAGCGATATGGATGCCAAGGATCTCAAAAACCTAGAGACTAAATTAGAAAAAGGAATTAGCAGAATTCGATCAAAGAAG AATGAGCTGCTATTTGCAGAAATTGAGTACATGCAAAAGAGG GAGACAGACTTGCACAATAACAACCAGCTTCTTAGAGCAAAG ATGGCAGAAAGGGAAAGGAGTGAGCATAATGTTAACGTGTTGTCTGGAAGCACAAGCTACGAATCAATGCAATCTCAGTTTGATTCTCGTGGCTTCTTCCAAGTCACTGGATTACAACCCAATAATAACCAGTATGCTGGACAAGACCACATGTCCCTCCAATTTGT TTGA
- the LOC108319296 gene encoding floral homeotic protein AGAMOUS isoform X2 yields MAFPNQSMSSVSPERKMGRGKIEIKRIENTTSRQVTFCKRRNGLLKKAYELSVLCDAEVALIVFSNRGRLYEYANNSVKASIERYKKASSDSSNGGSASEANAQFYQQEAAKLRVQISNLQNHNRQMMGEALSDMDAKDLKNLETKLEKGISRIRSKKNELLFAEIEYMQKRMAERERSEHNVNVLSGSTSYESMQSQFDSRGFFQVTGLQPNNNQYAGQDHMSLQFV; encoded by the exons ATGGCTTTTCCAAACCAATCCATGTCATCGGTTTCTCCCGAGAGAAAGATGGGAAGGGGGAAGATTgagatcaagaggattgagaaCACCACCAGTCGACAAGTTACCTTCTGCAAGCGCAGAAATGGCTTGCTCAAGAAGGCATATGAGTTATCTGTGCTTTGTGATGCAGAGGTTGCTCTCATAGTCTTTTCAAACCGTGGCCGCCTCTATGAATATGCTAATAACAG TGTCAAAGCTTCAATTGAGAGATACAAGAAAGCAAGTTCAGATTCATCTAACGGTGGATCTGCTTCTGAGGCTAATGCTCAG TTTTACCAGCAAGAAGCTGCCAAACTGCGAGTTCAAATCAGCAATCTGCAGAATCACAATAG GCAAATGATGGGTGAGGCTTTGAGCGATATGGATGCCAAGGATCTCAAAAACCTAGAGACTAAATTAGAAAAAGGAATTAGCAGAATTCGATCAAAGAAG AATGAGCTGCTATTTGCAGAAATTGAGTACATGCAAAAGAGG ATGGCAGAAAGGGAAAGGAGTGAGCATAATGTTAACGTGTTGTCTGGAAGCACAAGCTACGAATCAATGCAATCTCAGTTTGATTCTCGTGGCTTCTTCCAAGTCACTGGATTACAACCCAATAATAACCAGTATGCTGGACAAGACCACATGTCCCTCCAATTTGT TTGA